A region of Bacillus cabrialesii DNA encodes the following proteins:
- a CDS encoding manganese catalase family protein has translation MFYHIKELQYQAKPAHPDPVYAKKLQEVLGGQYGEISVMMQYLFQGFNCRADAKYKDLLYDIGTEEIGHVEMLATMISRLLDNAPADVQENAYKSDPAVAAVLSGMNPQHAIVAGLGAMAADSEGYPWNAKYIISSGNLLADFRANLNAESQGRLQVTRLYAMTDDPGVRDMLSFLIARDTYHQNMWYAAIKELEERERDIVVPTTFPRELEKGEVAYDLFNFSRGDESSQGRWAHGEAFDGRGEFRYIPAPIAFASAPHLKPAPMWLQNTIPPMSKY, from the coding sequence ATGTTTTATCATATTAAAGAGCTTCAATATCAAGCTAAGCCTGCTCATCCAGATCCGGTTTATGCGAAAAAGCTCCAAGAGGTGCTGGGTGGCCAATACGGTGAAATCAGTGTTATGATGCAATATTTGTTTCAGGGTTTTAACTGCCGTGCAGACGCGAAATATAAAGATTTGCTTTATGATATTGGTACAGAAGAGATCGGGCATGTGGAAATGCTTGCAACGATGATCTCCAGGCTTTTGGACAATGCACCGGCTGATGTGCAGGAAAATGCTTATAAAAGTGATCCCGCTGTGGCGGCAGTGTTGTCCGGAATGAACCCGCAGCATGCAATTGTCGCAGGTTTGGGCGCGATGGCGGCTGACAGCGAAGGATATCCATGGAATGCCAAATATATTATTTCAAGCGGAAACTTGCTCGCGGATTTTCGCGCCAACTTAAATGCGGAATCCCAAGGACGCCTTCAGGTGACACGGCTTTATGCCATGACTGATGATCCAGGGGTAAGAGATATGCTGTCATTTTTGATTGCAAGGGATACTTATCATCAAAATATGTGGTATGCGGCCATTAAAGAGCTGGAAGAAAGAGAACGGGATATTGTCGTTCCAACGACGTTCCCGCGTGAGCTCGAAAAGGGGGAAGTGGCCTATGACCTGTTTAACTTTTCCAGAGGGGATGAAAGCTCACAAGGAAGATGGGCTCATGGCGAAGCCTTTGACGGCCGGGGCGAGTTCAGGTATATCCCGGCGCCGATTGCGTTCGCGTCTGCGCCTCATCTTAAACCGGCGCCAATGTGGCTGCAGAATACCATTCCTCCGATGTCAAAATATTAA
- a CDS encoding ImmA/IrrE family metallo-endopeptidase, protein MGDYLSHLEEYVKNLYNRLGITSPHHIDMLKIAKDLDIWVHFEDMGSMMVKYDGMYSIVLNQRKSREEQWEDFGHELCHVLKHAGNHFQMNKLFRELQEFQANQFMYHFCVPTFMLLQMELPQWRSQALATIAAVFRVTKEFAEKRLEMFERRKAGIQFQKRLAYLLSNKRPNVYEEGDQQHLQVAEEKSLYHIGKNS, encoded by the coding sequence TTGGGCGATTACTTATCACATCTGGAGGAATACGTAAAAAATTTATACAACCGGCTGGGCATCACCTCTCCCCATCACATTGACATGCTGAAAATCGCAAAGGACCTGGATATTTGGGTTCATTTTGAGGATATGGGGAGCATGATGGTCAAATACGACGGTATGTACAGTATCGTATTGAACCAGAGAAAATCACGGGAAGAGCAATGGGAGGATTTTGGCCATGAACTGTGCCACGTGTTAAAGCATGCAGGCAATCATTTTCAGATGAACAAGCTCTTTCGGGAACTGCAGGAATTTCAGGCGAATCAATTTATGTATCACTTCTGTGTGCCAACCTTTATGCTGTTGCAGATGGAACTGCCGCAATGGAGAAGCCAGGCGCTTGCCACAATCGCGGCGGTATTCCGGGTAACAAAGGAATTTGCTGAAAAAAGGCTTGAAATGTTTGAACGGCGTAAAGCAGGTATTCAATTTCAGAAGCGGCTCGCTTACTTATTATCCAACAAGCGGCCAAATGTATACGAGGAAGGCGATCAGCAGCACTTGCAGGTTGCTGAAGAAAAATCGTTATATCATATCGGCAAAAACAGCTGA
- the xre gene encoding HTH-type transcriptional regulator Xre has translation MIGGRLKSLRGKRTQEEIASHIGVSRARYSHYENGRSEPDYDTLQKLADYFQVTTDYLLTGKDKKSDDDMFSDPDLQLAYRDMQDFSPESKQQAIEFINYLKEKEKNRKPKNK, from the coding sequence ATGATAGGCGGCAGATTGAAGAGTCTCAGAGGGAAAAGGACACAAGAAGAAATCGCATCTCACATCGGTGTGTCGCGGGCACGATATTCCCACTATGAAAACGGGCGAAGCGAACCTGATTACGACACACTCCAAAAGCTGGCTGATTACTTTCAAGTAACGACTGATTACTTATTAACAGGGAAAGACAAAAAATCCGACGACGATATGTTTTCAGATCCGGACTTGCAGCTTGCATACCGCGATATGCAGGATTTTTCCCCGGAAAGCAAGCAGCAGGCCATCGAATTTATCAACTATTTAAAAGAAAAAGAGAAAAACCGCAAACCGAAAAATAAATAA
- a CDS encoding phage portal protein, which produces MKTDKSYPFPTYSGLLNSEHYDKIGPALWLFLWFISSTTKEIEKDGVRWGIVLGHKPLKAREMAAVFGVSEKTVRRWLELLETNEYIKAVRAPYGLMISVKHSKKFSFRSDKVAQRSIKERAFSPQAPDTDVRSDKDKTNTYTAADDAVDHIAKRFTQLRSAQEGRTVYPSSRDYQAIARIVAIGVPVTQTIKWLEECFQAFENRRTAASETIKAFRYCSKFIEDRFFAQQAKKNAAIQHERMERHDKTNNRAHFGRTEKRETSITGGQTGRIRRKQV; this is translated from the coding sequence ATGAAAACCGATAAAAGCTATCCTTTTCCTACATATTCAGGGTTATTGAATTCAGAACATTATGACAAAATCGGCCCGGCGCTATGGCTGTTTCTCTGGTTTATCAGTTCAACAACAAAAGAAATTGAAAAAGACGGCGTAAGATGGGGAATCGTGCTCGGCCATAAGCCGTTAAAAGCGAGAGAAATGGCGGCTGTCTTCGGCGTAAGTGAGAAAACCGTCAGAAGATGGCTAGAGCTTCTCGAAACCAATGAGTACATCAAGGCTGTCCGTGCGCCATACGGACTGATGATTTCGGTCAAGCATTCCAAAAAATTCAGCTTCAGATCGGACAAAGTTGCCCAACGGAGCATAAAGGAACGGGCATTTTCGCCGCAGGCACCAGACACAGATGTCCGCTCTGATAAAGATAAAACAAACACATATACTGCTGCTGATGATGCAGTGGATCACATTGCGAAGCGGTTTACACAATTACGGTCGGCTCAAGAAGGACGCACCGTGTATCCTTCCTCAAGAGATTATCAAGCCATCGCCCGTATTGTCGCCATCGGCGTTCCAGTGACGCAAACAATCAAATGGCTTGAGGAATGCTTTCAAGCCTTTGAAAACCGGCGAACCGCCGCTTCAGAAACAATCAAGGCCTTTCGTTACTGCTCGAAATTCATTGAAGACCGATTTTTCGCGCAGCAGGCCAAAAAAAATGCCGCAATTCAACATGAGAGGATGGAAAGACATGACAAAACGAACAATCGAGCACATTTTGGACGAACTGAGAAGAGGGAGACGTCCATTACTGGCGGACAAACCGGCCGAATCAGACGCAAGCAGGTATGA
- a CDS encoding ATP-binding protein, which yields MTKRTIEHILDELRRGRRPLLADKPAESDASRYDCPQCKDQGGYLVHKNGLEVWTMCSCMAERRVKRLLGASEITHAFRQLGFREFRTEGKPQAIKDAFECAKEYVADYEQIKDSRKNSIALLGQPGSGKTHLLTAAANELMRTRHVPVIYFPFVEGFTDLKNDFDLLEQKLSRMKQAGVLFIDDLFKPVNGKPRATDWQLEQMYSVLNYRYLNHKPILLSSELTIETLVRVDEALGTRIYEMCSDYLVIIKGSAYELNHRLEGVK from the coding sequence ATGACAAAACGAACAATCGAGCACATTTTGGACGAACTGAGAAGAGGGAGACGTCCATTACTGGCGGACAAACCGGCCGAATCAGACGCAAGCAGGTATGATTGCCCGCAATGCAAGGATCAGGGAGGCTATCTCGTTCACAAGAACGGCCTGGAAGTCTGGACGATGTGCAGCTGCATGGCAGAACGGAGGGTGAAGCGGCTGCTTGGCGCAAGTGAGATTACACACGCCTTTAGACAGCTGGGCTTCAGAGAATTTCGCACGGAGGGAAAACCGCAGGCCATAAAAGACGCGTTTGAATGCGCAAAAGAGTATGTGGCAGATTACGAACAAATCAAGGACAGCCGGAAAAACAGCATCGCCCTTTTAGGACAGCCCGGATCAGGGAAAACGCACCTTTTGACTGCTGCGGCCAATGAATTGATGAGAACTCGCCACGTGCCGGTCATTTATTTTCCGTTCGTGGAGGGCTTTACCGATCTGAAAAATGACTTTGACCTTTTGGAACAGAAGCTGAGCCGGATGAAGCAGGCGGGTGTGCTGTTCATAGATGACCTGTTTAAACCGGTTAATGGCAAACCGCGCGCTACAGATTGGCAATTAGAGCAAATGTATTCGGTGCTTAACTACCGCTACTTAAATCATAAACCGATTTTGCTTTCGAGCGAGCTGACGATTGAAACACTTGTCCGGGTCGATGAAGCGCTCGGCACGAGAATCTACGAAATGTGCAGCGACTATTTAGTGATTATCAAAGGATCAGCCTACGAGCTGAACCATAGACTGGAGGGCGTCAAATAA
- a CDS encoding phage portal protein: MKLLEKTKQAEKSPAPWRAVPCGDTKPIYIYSAYSEEEKERFPYSNGRLIAAVFDLSSYSQKSNAALMAAAPELLEASEAALDFLKGNSDHSKERIIQLLEKAKNRAESEREEKKHD, from the coding sequence GTGAAGCTATTGGAAAAAACAAAACAGGCAGAGAAAAGCCCTGCGCCTTGGCGTGCTGTCCCGTGCGGGGATACGAAACCGATTTATATTTATTCAGCTTACAGTGAAGAAGAAAAAGAAAGATTCCCATATTCAAACGGGCGGCTGATCGCCGCTGTATTCGACCTCAGCTCTTATTCGCAAAAAAGCAATGCCGCGTTGATGGCGGCTGCGCCCGAACTGCTGGAAGCGTCTGAAGCAGCTCTTGATTTTCTGAAAGGGAATTCTGATCATTCTAAGGAGCGCATCATTCAGCTATTAGAAAAGGCTAAAAATAGAGCTGAATCAGAAAGGGAGGAAAAGAAACATGATTAA
- a CDS encoding XtrA/YqaO family protein: MINPKKLLNIDSITLESQLEEGKIRVIIVDGIKQEAWITEAPEHGKTLVETRKGDLARVEFEIGYKLN, translated from the coding sequence ATGATTAATCCAAAAAAATTGCTGAATATCGATTCCATCACACTGGAGAGCCAGCTGGAGGAGGGGAAAATCCGCGTGATTATAGTGGACGGCATCAAGCAGGAAGCATGGATCACAGAAGCGCCGGAGCATGGAAAAACGCTCGTCGAAACGAGAAAGGGCGACCTTGCCCGCGTGGAATTTGAAATCGGCTACAAATTAAACTAA
- a CDS encoding sigma-70 family RNA polymerase sigma factor, with product MQDLLFEYKRTLKQTRTQYKPLAEADESVLSAEELKDKKIIRNMITDLEYVTEWLEKGRQPGIRRAIDRRDAYQRLMIKDPRIIESFSSAMMFEPDGQISEEDRERIQEALSLLTDREKEMFLLHKVECFSYERIADLLGVKKSTVQTTIKRAIIKMQRQQAEMNRSLA from the coding sequence ATGCAAGACTTACTATTTGAATATAAACGCACGCTCAAACAAACAAGAACACAATATAAACCGCTCGCTGAGGCAGATGAATCCGTGCTTTCAGCTGAAGAGCTGAAGGATAAAAAAATCATCAGAAATATGATTACTGATCTTGAATATGTAACAGAATGGCTTGAAAAAGGAAGACAGCCCGGCATCAGACGGGCGATTGACCGGCGTGACGCCTACCAGCGGCTGATGATCAAAGACCCGAGAATCATCGAATCATTTTCCAGCGCTATGATGTTTGAGCCGGACGGCCAGATATCAGAAGAAGACAGAGAGAGAATCCAAGAAGCGTTATCCCTGTTAACGGACAGAGAAAAAGAAATGTTTTTGCTGCACAAGGTAGAATGCTTTTCCTATGAACGGATCGCTGATCTTCTCGGCGTGAAAAAATCCACTGTGCAAACGACCATCAAACGGGCGATCATAAAGATGCAAAGACAGCAGGCGGAAATGAATCGATCCCTTGCCTGA
- the xtmA gene encoding phage terminase small subunit, with amino-acid sequence MKTQQREQALAIYQQHQGNITNRAIADIIGVSAKTIGIWKKQDKWKEALFSETRNEQKQRCIDNDELNERQRLFCLYYVKSFNATQSAIKAGYSPDSAHVTGSRLLKNEKVAAEIRRIKKEMVNEMFIEAMDVLQVYIKIAFADITDYVTFGKKEVQAVGKSGPLFDEDDNPIMKEISFVDVKDSGLVDGTIVTEAKLGKEGIAIKLADKMKALEKLSLYFDLFPDQLKQKIENEKLKLAKQKAEKTDDSQAPIEIMIKRKEDKP; translated from the coding sequence ATGAAAACACAACAGCGCGAACAAGCATTAGCAATCTATCAACAACATCAGGGAAACATCACAAATCGGGCGATCGCGGACATCATCGGCGTTTCCGCGAAAACAATCGGCATCTGGAAGAAACAAGACAAATGGAAAGAGGCCTTGTTTTCTGAAACCAGAAACGAACAAAAACAGCGCTGCATAGACAATGATGAACTAAATGAACGCCAGCGGCTGTTTTGCTTGTATTACGTCAAAAGCTTCAATGCCACACAGTCAGCAATCAAAGCGGGCTATTCTCCGGACAGCGCCCATGTGACGGGCAGCAGGCTGTTAAAGAATGAAAAGGTCGCTGCTGAAATCAGACGCATTAAAAAAGAAATGGTCAATGAAATGTTTATTGAAGCGATGGATGTGCTGCAGGTTTATATCAAGATCGCGTTTGCGGATATTACGGACTATGTGACCTTCGGAAAAAAAGAGGTCCAGGCTGTCGGAAAATCGGGGCCGCTGTTCGATGAAGATGATAACCCGATTATGAAGGAAATCAGCTTTGTCGATGTCAAAGACTCCGGGCTCGTTGACGGCACCATTGTGACGGAAGCGAAGCTTGGCAAAGAAGGCATCGCCATTAAGCTCGCCGATAAAATGAAGGCGCTCGAGAAACTGTCCTTATATTTTGATTTGTTTCCGGATCAATTGAAACAAAAAATTGAAAACGAGAAATTAAAGCTTGCCAAACAAAAAGCGGAGAAAACAGATGACAGCCAAGCGCCGATTGAAATCATGATCAAACGAAAAGAGGACAAGCCATGA
- a CDS encoding PBSX family phage terminase large subunit, producing the protein MIVKEINPHFEDYVFNWEQTYQFLVGGYGSSKSYHTALKIVLKLLKEKRTALVIREVFDTHRDSTFALFQEVIEELGLTKAAASLSSPLQLRFQNGSRIMFKGMDNPAKLKSVHNISLIWIEECSEVKYEGFKELIGRLRHPGLKLHMICTTNPVGTSNWTYRHFFRDERNKRFVLDDSELYEKRTIVKGDTYYHHSTANDNLFLPKSYVKQLDGLKAYDPDLYRIARKGRFGVNGIRVLPQFEVLPHDQVKERIAAIGQPILRTGMDFGFEESYNAVVRLAVDPEKKYLYIYWEYYQNKMTDDRTAEELREFIDTQELIKADSAEPKSIQYFRQQGFRMVGARKFPGSRLQYTKKVKRFKKIFCSDRCENVIYELKTLTYAKDKNGALIEDEFTIDPHTLSAIWYALDDYEVADMKETAHKRIRPNRERRRS; encoded by the coding sequence ATGATTGTAAAAGAAATCAACCCTCATTTCGAAGATTACGTGTTCAACTGGGAGCAGACGTACCAGTTTCTCGTCGGCGGCTACGGCTCATCCAAAAGCTATCATACCGCATTGAAAATCGTGTTAAAGCTGCTGAAGGAAAAACGGACGGCTCTTGTCATCCGCGAGGTGTTCGATACCCATCGGGATTCGACCTTCGCCTTGTTTCAAGAGGTGATTGAAGAGCTCGGCCTCACAAAGGCTGCGGCATCTCTTTCTTCCCCGCTGCAGCTGCGGTTTCAAAACGGCAGCCGGATCATGTTTAAAGGAATGGACAATCCTGCGAAATTAAAATCAGTTCATAACATTTCATTGATATGGATTGAAGAATGCTCAGAGGTGAAGTATGAAGGCTTTAAGGAATTAATCGGCCGTCTTCGCCACCCTGGGCTGAAGCTTCATATGATCTGCACCACCAATCCCGTCGGCACCTCCAACTGGACGTACCGGCATTTTTTTCGGGATGAACGCAATAAACGGTTTGTGCTTGATGACAGCGAACTTTACGAAAAGCGGACGATTGTGAAGGGAGATACGTATTATCATCATTCCACAGCGAACGATAACCTCTTTCTCCCGAAAAGTTATGTGAAACAGCTTGACGGACTCAAGGCGTATGATCCTGACCTATACCGGATTGCCCGTAAAGGACGATTTGGCGTCAATGGGATCAGGGTGCTGCCGCAGTTCGAGGTGCTCCCGCATGATCAAGTAAAAGAACGCATCGCAGCCATCGGCCAGCCGATTCTTCGCACAGGCATGGATTTTGGATTTGAGGAATCCTACAATGCCGTTGTTCGGCTCGCCGTTGATCCTGAAAAAAAATATCTCTATATTTATTGGGAGTATTATCAAAACAAAATGACAGATGACAGGACGGCTGAGGAGCTGCGTGAGTTTATTGACACACAGGAATTGATCAAAGCCGACTCCGCTGAGCCGAAAAGCATCCAATATTTCCGCCAGCAGGGCTTTCGAATGGTCGGAGCCAGAAAGTTTCCCGGCTCCAGGCTTCAATACACCAAAAAGGTGAAACGATTCAAAAAGATCTTCTGTTCGGACCGCTGTGAAAATGTCATCTATGAACTCAAGACGCTGACGTACGCCAAAGATAAAAACGGCGCGCTGATTGAAGATGAATTCACGATTGACCCGCATACGCTATCTGCCATTTGGTATGCGCTTGATGATTATGAAGTGGCTGATATGAAAGAGACAGCACACAAACGAATCCGGCCGAACCGGGAAAGGAGGAGGTCATAA
- a CDS encoding phage portal protein, which produces MHNQTVRATVFKANGAAPQTKQIYEDDFSELYGEDIIAPPYNIIELKTIAEYSTILQQCIDAYRVNITGFGFDVEYTFDVNASDVDQTKKKRAEKDWSRLEAFYKCLHFDESAEMILGYAIEDREKTGNGFMEVLRDGMGKPAGIEYLDVKNMRVCGAGEPVEVSFMYEENGKMKRIKRQKRFRKFVQMINGKKVFFKEYGDPRNMDMRTGEYVSTLAEKYQANEAIHLKIGSGVYGVPRWVGNIVNLYGARKAEELNFMYFKQGRHVPAAITVENGMLSEASYRELQEYMNDLEGVENAHKFLLIEAEGIAKEKDLHGGEDITPVSVEIKSLAEILQNDALFLEYDEKSRNKLRSAFRLPPLYTGEAQEYNRATADTARKITEEQVFQPERKTLVNKLNTLLLPELNIHDVRLTLKGPDFRDPLEIAKVLGPFITAGAVSPNDLRDLAGRVLGKTLEEWPEEIYKRPAGQDAEKTNLTALMQELKESIEAIKTS; this is translated from the coding sequence ATGCATAATCAAACAGTCAGAGCGACTGTATTCAAAGCCAACGGCGCCGCTCCTCAGACAAAGCAAATCTATGAAGATGACTTTTCTGAGCTGTACGGAGAGGATATTATCGCACCGCCCTACAACATCATCGAGCTCAAAACCATTGCAGAATATTCGACGATTCTTCAGCAATGCATTGATGCGTACAGAGTCAACATTACAGGTTTTGGCTTCGATGTTGAGTATACGTTTGATGTCAACGCGAGCGACGTCGATCAGACGAAAAAGAAAAGAGCGGAAAAAGATTGGTCCAGACTTGAAGCCTTTTATAAATGCCTTCATTTTGACGAATCTGCTGAAATGATTTTAGGCTATGCCATCGAAGACAGAGAAAAAACAGGCAACGGCTTTATGGAAGTGCTGCGCGACGGAATGGGAAAACCGGCCGGCATCGAATATTTAGATGTGAAAAATATGCGTGTATGCGGAGCCGGGGAGCCTGTCGAAGTATCTTTTATGTATGAAGAAAACGGAAAAATGAAAAGAATCAAACGGCAAAAACGCTTCCGGAAATTTGTGCAGATGATCAATGGAAAGAAAGTGTTTTTCAAAGAATACGGCGATCCGCGAAACATGGACATGCGCACCGGTGAATATGTGAGCACGTTGGCAGAAAAGTACCAAGCAAATGAAGCCATTCACCTCAAAATCGGAAGCGGCGTATACGGCGTGCCCCGCTGGGTTGGCAATATCGTCAATTTATACGGAGCGCGAAAAGCGGAAGAGCTCAATTTCATGTATTTTAAGCAGGGCCGTCACGTACCCGCTGCCATCACAGTGGAAAACGGGATGCTGTCGGAAGCTTCTTACCGGGAGCTGCAAGAGTACATGAATGATCTTGAAGGCGTGGAAAACGCCCATAAATTTCTCCTGATTGAAGCGGAAGGAATCGCAAAAGAGAAGGATCTCCACGGGGGCGAGGATATCACGCCGGTGTCCGTGGAAATCAAATCCTTGGCGGAAATTCTCCAAAACGACGCTTTGTTTCTTGAATACGATGAAAAAAGCAGAAATAAGCTGCGCTCGGCGTTCCGCCTCCCGCCGCTGTATACAGGCGAGGCTCAGGAATACAACCGGGCGACAGCGGATACCGCCAGAAAAATTACGGAGGAGCAGGTATTTCAGCCGGAGCGAAAAACGCTCGTAAATAAACTGAACACGCTGCTTTTGCCGGAGCTGAATATCCATGATGTCAGGCTGACATTAAAAGGACCGGACTTTCGGGATCCCCTTGAGATTGCGAAAGTGCTCGGTCCTTTTATTACAGCCGGAGCGGTCTCGCCGAATGATTTACGCGACCTTGCCGGACGTGTGCTTGGCAAAACGCTGGAGGAATGGCCTGAGGAAATCTATAAACGGCCCGCAGGACAGGATGCGGAAAAAACAAATCTGACTGCGCTCATGCAGGAGCTGAAAGAAAGCATCGAAGCGATCAAAACGTCCTGA
- a CDS encoding XkdF-like putative serine protease domain-containing protein, with product MARELRNAKISFVSYVDKAANQTEFFFTKSAGPPAFEKKVRLFTKSEQDEQKLVYGIVYEPDVPDAHGDFMTAEEIEKAAHGFLAEAREIDINHSFEGGTGVVVESYVAPDDFMIGSKQITKGSWVLVTRASDEVWEQIKAGIITGYSMAGTADVYEEEPVEKAGFFSVFKQMLADKTGKETEEMRKEDMRESFEHALYPLLKRLERIEKNTDTEEKPEQTGDDERLKKLVEDMLAPLIERIEALEKARGASKQTADETGGNAEQVKKSIWSGLL from the coding sequence GTGGCGCGGGAATTAAGAAATGCCAAAATCAGCTTTGTCAGTTATGTGGACAAGGCGGCTAACCAGACAGAATTTTTCTTTACGAAGTCAGCCGGACCCCCGGCATTTGAAAAAAAGGTTCGGCTGTTTACCAAAAGTGAGCAGGATGAACAAAAGCTCGTGTACGGAATCGTGTATGAGCCTGATGTTCCTGATGCCCACGGCGATTTTATGACCGCGGAGGAAATTGAAAAAGCGGCGCACGGCTTTCTCGCGGAGGCGCGGGAGATTGATATCAATCACAGCTTTGAAGGCGGAACCGGCGTCGTAGTCGAGTCATATGTGGCGCCTGATGATTTTATGATCGGGTCAAAGCAGATTACAAAGGGCTCGTGGGTGCTCGTGACAAGAGCGTCTGACGAGGTGTGGGAACAGATTAAGGCCGGCATCATCACCGGCTACAGCATGGCGGGCACTGCTGATGTGTATGAAGAAGAACCGGTTGAAAAAGCGGGATTCTTCAGTGTGTTCAAGCAGATGCTGGCTGACAAAACAGGGAAGGAGACTGAAGAAATGAGAAAAGAAGACATGAGAGAATCATTCGAGCATGCGCTTTACCCTCTGCTCAAACGGCTTGAGCGGATTGAAAAAAACACAGACACGGAGGAAAAGCCTGAGCAGACGGGTGATGACGAGCGTCTGAAAAAGCTCGTTGAGGATATGCTTGCCCCGCTTATCGAGCGCATCGAGGCGTTGGAAAAAGCGCGAGGCGCGTCTAAACAGACAGCGGACGAAACGGGCGGCAATGCAGAGCAAGTCAAAAAATCAATCTGGAGCGGACTGCTGTAA
- a CDS encoding phage major capsid protein yields the protein MRNQDIIRKAEMSLSALKSGGLMNPAQASAFIRMVQNTPTIFSESRVIQMENDSQKFEKIGFGQRILRAAQEGKALSNDELTVPTTSTVQLNTKEVIAEINITYDTLENNIEKDGLQQTIMQILAERAAVDIEELIVNGDTASTDPYLAQLDGIRKQAVSHIVDMNGEELSRATFKKGLKAVPPKYLRIPQEFRFYTSHGLEVEWKDRVADRQTNLGDQAVQGGLSTAFGVPVKGVSNIQPYTVGEGDAQYDASDIILTHPKNIILGFSRNIRIEVDKDIRSRKFIIVLTAKLDSKFEEEDACAKLINVKE from the coding sequence TTGAGAAATCAAGATATCATTCGGAAAGCGGAAATGTCGCTTTCTGCTTTAAAAAGCGGCGGATTAATGAACCCTGCGCAAGCGTCGGCTTTTATCCGCATGGTGCAAAACACGCCGACCATTTTCAGTGAATCCCGCGTGATTCAAATGGAAAATGACTCGCAAAAATTTGAGAAAATCGGCTTCGGCCAGCGTATTCTGCGGGCTGCTCAAGAAGGAAAAGCACTGTCAAACGACGAGCTGACAGTTCCAACGACAAGCACTGTCCAGCTGAATACGAAGGAAGTCATTGCGGAAATCAACATCACGTATGACACACTCGAAAACAACATTGAAAAAGACGGCCTGCAGCAGACGATCATGCAAATTTTAGCCGAGCGCGCAGCCGTTGATATTGAAGAGCTGATTGTAAACGGTGATACTGCATCAACTGATCCGTATCTGGCGCAGCTGGACGGCATTCGCAAACAAGCGGTGTCCCACATCGTTGATATGAACGGTGAAGAATTGTCCAGAGCGACATTCAAAAAAGGCTTAAAGGCTGTTCCGCCGAAATATTTGCGCATTCCTCAGGAATTCAGATTCTATACGTCTCACGGCTTAGAAGTTGAATGGAAGGACCGCGTGGCAGACCGCCAGACAAACCTTGGGGACCAGGCTGTTCAGGGCGGCTTATCAACAGCGTTCGGCGTACCGGTTAAAGGGGTATCCAATATTCAGCCGTACACAGTCGGTGAGGGAGACGCGCAATATGACGCTTCTGATATCATTCTCACACATCCGAAAAATATCATTCTCGGCTTCTCCCGCAATATCCGAATTGAAGTCGACAAAGACATCCGCTCCCGTAAATTCATTATTGTCTTAACGGCCAAGCTCGACAGCAAGTTCGAGGAAGAGGATGCCTGCGCGAAATTAATTAACGTAAAAGAATAA
- the yqbG gene encoding protein YqbG, whose translation MLIEPTDVASYSIYDRVKNRPEELLARDIIEAEAEAALITGHRFEDSVYDPLPDKAKLALVKLAQYFALVNSDESASSSYQSEKMGDYSYTVSGESGIQRPEVYHLLEEFITPGYVLESSRLKVRSL comes from the coding sequence ATGCTCATTGAACCGACTGACGTAGCCTCCTATTCGATCTATGATCGAGTGAAAAACAGGCCGGAGGAACTGCTGGCGCGGGATATCATCGAGGCGGAAGCGGAAGCGGCTCTCATCACGGGCCACCGCTTTGAAGACAGCGTTTATGACCCGCTGCCCGACAAGGCGAAATTGGCTTTAGTAAAGCTTGCCCAGTATTTTGCGCTTGTGAACAGCGATGAATCAGCCTCATCAAGCTATCAGTCAGAAAAAATGGGGGATTATTCCTATACGGTTTCCGGAGAAAGCGGCATTCAGCGGCCTGAGGTGTATCATTTGCTCGAAGAGTTTATTACGCCGGGCTACGTCCTTGAATCCTCCAGACTGAAGGTGAGGTCTTTATGA